From Ignisphaera aggregans DSM 17230, the proteins below share one genomic window:
- a CDS encoding Adenine deaminase (COGs: COG1001 Adenine deaminase~InterPro IPR006680:IPR019775~KEGG: smr:Smar_0382 adenine deaminase~PFAM: amidohydrolase~PRIAM: Adenine deaminase~SPTR: A3DLI4 Adenine deaminase~PFAM: Amidohydrolase family~TIGRFAM: adenine deaminase): protein MGIGYRQLFRKSIDAIKRVIDVAFGRESADLVLENATLVNVVTGEILDRVSIAIADRYIAIVSEERVGGIRALNSVDLRGMYIVPGFIDAHVHIESSFLSPEEFSRVAELHGTTLAVIDPHELANIGGRRFLELLLEFITGCGDRCIKLLVQIPSCVPPSKDSYVLDTPGSILSMDDIAILIEKGFHSLGEVMDFESIVNGDEDTLNRVIYSLDHGLRVYGHMPVNDIGALNIYFSTGISSDHEISTYGEFVERVRRGVYAMVRGGGAWDDVSRIIPGIAKSGIDTRRLILVTDDISVIDLVEKGYMDRVVREAIEYGLDPVRAIQAVTINPAEYLRIDDYVGIIAPGRFADMVILRDLRSVDVFGVIRDGVMRVWNGDRVRDIDTRKIDDSLAKQFRVMNVNPMASWRDLVISAPDNVSRAIVRVIVIRPGETISRAEIAELPIYNGYIASDPSRGILHIAVVDRYRASRDIGKGFIKIVPMARRGAIAQSYAHDTHNIVVIGSDPINMYIALNEVVRIGGGIAVVADEKPVAVLDLGIGGVMSVKPLETVYRFMKSIENSVIELFSGAPPRDFLISLSLISLTVIPEVRLTTKGLVDVSSRRVIDVVVRYM from the coding sequence ATGGGCATAGGATATAGACAGCTCTTTAGAAAATCTATTGATGCTATAAAGAGAGTTATCGATGTTGCTTTTGGTAGAGAGTCTGCTGATCTTGTTCTTGAGAATGCTACTCTTGTAAATGTTGTAACGGGGGAGATACTTGATAGAGTCTCTATAGCTATAGCTGATAGGTATATAGCTATAGTCTCAGAGGAAAGAGTTGGAGGTATAAGAGCTCTAAATAGTGTGGATCTTAGGGGTATGTATATAGTTCCAGGGTTCATAGATGCTCATGTCCATATAGAATCGTCATTTCTATCGCCAGAGGAATTCTCAAGGGTTGCAGAGCTTCATGGAACTACGCTAGCTGTTATAGATCCACATGAGCTTGCTAATATTGGTGGGAGAAGATTTCTAGAGCTGTTGCTAGAATTTATTACTGGTTGTGGTGATAGATGTATAAAGCTATTGGTTCAGATACCTAGCTGTGTACCACCATCAAAAGATTCATATGTTCTTGATACACCTGGATCCATCTTATCTATGGATGATATAGCTATTCTCATTGAGAAGGGTTTTCATAGTCTTGGAGAGGTTATGGATTTTGAATCTATTGTTAATGGCGATGAAGATACTCTTAACAGGGTCATATATAGTTTAGATCATGGACTTAGGGTATACGGACATATGCCAGTAAATGATATTGGCGCTCTAAATATCTATTTCTCAACAGGTATAAGCTCTGACCATGAGATTTCTACATATGGAGAATTTGTTGAGAGGGTTAGACGTGGTGTATATGCAATGGTTAGAGGTGGTGGTGCTTGGGATGATGTTTCACGTATAATACCTGGGATTGCTAAGAGTGGGATTGATACTAGGAGGCTTATACTTGTAACAGATGATATATCTGTTATTGATCTTGTTGAAAAGGGTTATATGGATAGAGTTGTTAGGGAGGCTATAGAATATGGCTTAGATCCTGTTAGAGCTATACAAGCTGTAACTATTAATCCTGCTGAATATCTGAGGATAGATGACTATGTAGGTATTATTGCCCCAGGTAGATTTGCTGATATGGTTATTCTTAGAGATCTTAGGAGTGTTGATGTCTTTGGCGTTATAAGGGATGGTGTTATGAGGGTGTGGAATGGTGATAGAGTTAGAGATATAGATACGAGGAAGATCGATGATTCTTTAGCAAAACAGTTTAGGGTTATGAATGTCAATCCTATGGCTAGCTGGAGAGATCTTGTGATTAGTGCTCCAGATAATGTTTCTAGAGCTATTGTAAGGGTTATTGTTATTAGACCTGGGGAAACTATTAGTAGAGCTGAGATAGCTGAACTACCTATATACAATGGCTATATAGCTTCTGATCCAAGTAGAGGTATTCTACATATAGCTGTTGTTGATAGATATAGAGCTAGTCGAGATATTGGCAAAGGCTTTATAAAGATTGTTCCTATGGCTAGAAGGGGTGCTATAGCCCAGAGCTATGCCCATGATACACACAATATTGTTGTTATTGGCTCTGACCCCATAAACATGTATATAGCTTTAAACGAGGTTGTAAGGATTGGTGGAGGTATAGCTGTTGTAGCTGATGAAAAACCTGTAGCTGTATTAGATCTTGGGATAGGGGGTGTTATGAGTGTTAAACCCCTTGAAACTGTGTATAGATTTATGAAGAGTATTGAGAATAGTGTTATAGAGCTTTTCAGTGGTGCTCCCCCTAGAGATTTCCTCATATCTTTATCACTCATAAGCCTTACTGTTATTCCAGAGGTTAGACTCACTACTAAAGGTCTTGTAGATGTCTCTAGTAGGAGGGTTATAGATGTGGTAGTTAGATATATGTAG
- a CDS encoding IMP dehydrogenase (COGs: COG0516 IMP dehydrogenase/GMP reductase~InterPro IPR001093:IPR000644:IPR002932~KEGG: cma:Cmaq_1624 malate dehydrogenase~PFAM: IMP dehydrogenase/GMP reductase; CBS domain containing protein; ferredoxin-dependent glutamate synthase~PRIAM: IMP dehydrogenase~SMART: CBS domain containing protein~SPTR: A8M9X6 Malate dehydrogenase~PFAM: CBS domain; IMP dehydrogenase / GMP reductase domain~TIGRFAM: inosine-5'-monophosphate dehydrogenase), giving the protein MGFREKLSNAIRAIDFGDIYLRPSLSPVDPNEVDTSTRFTRNIRIKIPIVSSPMDTVTELDMAIAMALLGGIGVVHRNMSIDQQLDIVRKVKEHPPIRLRRIYVSIGDSCRYALEIMKSYGIRSIPVVDSDTKVVGYVYIHDVLDRESMYKPVAMCMRSGEIYSVRDIERARDSVIRGSMDTVAIVSHNGDYLGTLTLDDALLDVTPSLDENGSLLVAAAISPYDFARAEKLDRYVDAFVSDVAHFHNINVIRASKELVKKISADFVAGNIATYDATIDVLTHIDRVDAFRVGLGGGSICTTPQVAGAYIPTLWGVAEVRDALEDQKVDIPIIADGGIRTGGDIVKALATGASSAMVGYLVAGTDEASAPIIAIGDNLYKPYRGMASIGAMKRRFAVDRYSRVSKRVAEGVEGLVPYRGSVYNVIQDVVEAIRAGMGYAGARTVEELWSKAIFISTRSKDKPVDLHI; this is encoded by the coding sequence ATGGGGTTTAGAGAAAAGCTCTCGAATGCTATAAGAGCTATAGATTTTGGAGATATCTATCTAAGGCCATCTCTATCACCTGTAGATCCAAATGAGGTTGATACTAGTACAAGATTTACTAGGAATATTAGGATAAAGATACCAATAGTTTCATCGCCTATGGATACAGTTACAGAGCTTGATATGGCTATAGCTATGGCTCTTCTTGGAGGTATAGGTGTTGTCCATAGGAATATGTCTATAGATCAACAGCTAGATATTGTTAGGAAGGTGAAGGAGCATCCACCGATAAGACTTAGAAGAATCTATGTATCTATAGGTGATAGCTGTAGATATGCTTTAGAGATTATGAAGAGCTATGGAATTAGATCTATACCTGTAGTTGATAGTGATACAAAGGTTGTTGGCTATGTATATATACATGATGTATTGGATAGAGAGTCTATGTATAAACCTGTGGCAATGTGTATGAGGTCTGGTGAGATATATAGTGTTAGAGATATTGAGAGAGCTAGAGATAGCGTTATTAGGGGGTCTATGGATACAGTTGCTATTGTTAGTCATAACGGTGATTACCTCGGTACCTTAACACTTGACGATGCTCTCCTAGATGTTACACCATCGCTAGATGAAAATGGTTCTCTACTTGTAGCTGCAGCTATATCTCCATATGATTTTGCTAGAGCTGAGAAGCTCGATAGATATGTAGATGCATTTGTATCTGATGTAGCTCACTTCCATAACATAAACGTTATTAGAGCATCTAAAGAACTTGTTAAGAAGATCTCTGCAGATTTTGTGGCTGGTAATATAGCTACATATGATGCTACTATAGATGTTTTGACCCATATAGATAGAGTTGATGCTTTTAGAGTTGGTCTTGGCGGAGGATCTATATGTACAACACCACAGGTAGCAGGAGCATATATACCTACTCTATGGGGTGTTGCAGAGGTTAGAGATGCTTTAGAGGATCAGAAGGTGGATATACCTATAATTGCTGACGGTGGTATTAGAACAGGTGGAGATATTGTAAAGGCTCTTGCTACAGGTGCTAGTAGTGCTATGGTTGGATATCTAGTTGCTGGAACAGATGAAGCTTCTGCACCTATAATAGCTATAGGGGATAATCTATATAAACCGTATAGAGGTATGGCGAGTATAGGGGCTATGAAGAGAAGATTTGCTGTTGATAGATATAGTAGAGTTTCTAAGAGGGTTGCAGAAGGTGTTGAGGGTCTTGTACCATATAGAGGCTCTGTCTATAACGTTATACAAGATGTGGTAGAAGCTATTAGAGCTGGCATGGGATATGCAGGGGCGAGAACAGTAGAGGAGCTGTGGAGCAAGGCTATATTCATATCTACAAGGTCTAAGGATAAACCAGTGGATCTACATATATAG
- a CDS encoding conserved hypothetical protein (KEGG: cma:Cmaq_1997 hypothetical protein~SPTR: A8MC28 Putative uncharacterized protein), with the protein MVVDIATIVAIVATAISILTTLGGMIYWLGRKFAEIDARFREIDMRFQQIDERFKEIDRRFDEINRRFEAIDNRFDEMRRYVDDKFNWLKNYVDSRINRIGEAFRSYQEFFIEYMVSQGILKPLEATMIRNEASRVVRIAMMNPLTKEEWMRIKELLEKDELTLEEALELRELARKVTDEYGDRPEAWKLHIYASIMVGLAYKKLREQQEKKQEERRES; encoded by the coding sequence ATGGTTGTAGATATAGCAACTATAGTTGCCATAGTAGCTACAGCTATATCTATTCTAACAACTCTTGGAGGAATGATATATTGGCTAGGTAGAAAATTTGCAGAGATTGATGCTAGATTTAGAGAGATTGATATGAGGTTTCAGCAAATAGATGAGAGGTTTAAGGAGATTGATAGAAGATTTGATGAAATTAACAGAAGGTTTGAGGCTATAGATAATAGATTTGATGAGATGAGAAGATATGTTGATGACAAGTTCAACTGGTTGAAGAACTATGTAGATTCTAGGATTAATAGGATTGGAGAAGCTTTTAGGTCTTATCAAGAGTTCTTTATCGAGTATATGGTTTCACAAGGTATTTTAAAGCCATTGGAAGCAACTATGATTAGGAATGAGGCTTCTAGAGTTGTTAGAATTGCTATGATGAATCCTCTTACTAAGGAGGAGTGGATGAGGATAAAAGAGCTTTTAGAGAAGGATGAGCTTACTCTTGAGGAGGCTCTAGAGCTTAGGGAGTTGGCTAGAAAGGTTACTGATGAGTATGGTGATAGACCTGAGGCATGGAAGTTACATATATATGCATCTATAATGGTTGGATTAGCATATAAGAAGCTTAGGGAACAGCAGGAGAAGAAGCAGGAGGAAAGAAGAGAGTCTTAG
- a CDS encoding hypothetical protein (KEGG: hypothetical protein~SPTR: B6AJU7 Putative uncharacterized protein), producing MGISRRYIVGVALIAIAIMVIPIISSVYSQMPNINIYIRGVENGVEIDIDASYRGSAPGDTESKMSLNAYTTYIDSRYTGSASFSIDMVNPYSCYGGNFSMDIVASGSGGDYITNANMTTYNFNPAKDRVEVVRLYLSSRSVIDEKYNALSTYSGYIEIPAGAIPREQLSMFSILTPDMMNMQLMSQGINWVSFKDIRISVESRDDVDVIRFNVSTAVDQIAMALYMNITNIDLVKKYTDMYRAIQLNNIVQLRAEGTSLGDKCYTKMVSNINFDYNGLTIDFAKINAKLITEAISNLVLSKEGREALGFLQELVPIPSNMSISFEGSIGKGVADVSLSAKGIRIIHSTLSGYEATKRVVQIIISVLEPVKMLLPMNIVTTIDVASDPAITSNIYRAATLAYSGSLFTPTFSTLISPLTAIGGIGAVTEIYTPTTTYYTTTIPTQLQQYTTLTTTVTQTATKIVTESITIPTTVLQTITQTVTSIVTTTTVSISTTTIEKISMTTIAIGAIIAIIGIALGFILRKK from the coding sequence AGATGCCAAATATAAACATATATATTAGAGGTGTTGAGAATGGTGTTGAAATAGATATAGATGCTAGCTATAGAGGTAGTGCCCCAGGCGATACAGAGAGTAAGATGAGTCTAAATGCATATACCACATACATAGACTCTAGATATACAGGTTCTGCAAGTTTCTCAATAGATATGGTAAATCCATATAGTTGTTATGGCGGGAACTTCTCAATGGATATTGTGGCTAGTGGGAGTGGAGGAGACTATATAACCAATGCAAACATGACTACCTATAACTTTAACCCTGCTAAAGATAGAGTTGAGGTTGTGAGGCTCTATCTATCAAGTCGCTCGGTAATAGATGAAAAATACAATGCTCTATCTACATATAGTGGATATATAGAGATACCAGCTGGTGCGATTCCAAGAGAACAGCTATCAATGTTTTCAATACTTACCCCAGATATGATGAACATGCAGCTTATGTCACAGGGAATCAACTGGGTATCGTTTAAAGATATAAGGATATCTGTAGAGAGTAGAGATGATGTAGATGTAATAAGATTCAATGTTTCTACTGCCGTTGACCAGATAGCTATGGCTCTATATATGAATATAACAAATATTGATCTTGTTAAAAAGTATACCGATATGTATAGAGCTATTCAGCTAAATAATATTGTACAGCTTAGAGCTGAGGGCACATCTCTTGGAGATAAATGCTATACGAAAATGGTTAGCAACATTAATTTCGATTATAATGGTCTTACAATAGATTTTGCTAAGATTAATGCCAAGCTGATTACAGAGGCTATATCAAATCTTGTATTATCTAAAGAGGGTAGAGAAGCCCTTGGATTTCTACAAGAACTTGTGCCAATACCATCAAATATGAGTATATCCTTTGAAGGTAGTATAGGTAAAGGTGTAGCCGATGTAAGTCTTAGTGCAAAGGGTATAAGAATTATACACTCAACCCTATCAGGATATGAAGCTACAAAAAGAGTTGTACAAATCATTATATCAGTCCTAGAACCAGTAAAGATGCTGCTACCAATGAATATTGTAACAACTATTGATGTAGCATCTGATCCAGCCATTACCTCAAATATCTATAGAGCTGCAACTCTTGCATATAGCGGATCTCTATTTACACCAACATTTAGCACTCTTATCAGCCCATTAACAGCTATAGGAGGTATAGGAGCAGTAACAGAAATATATACACCTACAACAACATATTATACAACGACCATACCAACACAACTACAACAATACACAACACTCACTACAACAGTTACACAGACTGCGACGAAAATAGTTACAGAGAGCATAACTATTCCAACAACAGTTCTACAAACCATTACACAGACAGTTACATCTATAGTCACAACAACAACTGTATCCATATCTACAACAACAATAGAGAAAATATCTATGACAACAATAGCTATAGGAGCTATAATAGCTATCATAGGAATAGCATTAGGATTTATATTAAGGAAAAAGTAG